A region of the Candidatus Hydrogenedentota bacterium genome:
TCCTTCCCCAAGGGCATGCGCCTCGACGGCCTGCGCATCGTGGTGGACTGCGCCCACGGCGCGGCCTACAAGGTGGGGCCGAACACCCTGGCCGAGCTGGGGGCCGAGGTCATCGCCATCGGCAACCAGCCCAACGGCCTGAACATCAACGACAACATCGGGTCGGTCCACCCCGAGGAGATGCGCGCCACGGTCATCCGCGAGAAGGCGGACGTGGGCATCGCCTTCGACGGCGACGGCGACCGGATCACCATGGCGGACGAAAAGGGGCGCCCCCTCGACGGCAACGCAATCCTCGCGATGCTGGGGCTGGACCTGCTGGAGCGCGGGGCCCTGCCCGGAAACACGCTCGTGGCGACCATCATGGCCAACGGCGGCCTGGAGCGCACCCTCGCCGCGGCGGGCGGCACGGTGCTCCGGGCGAACGTCGGCGACCGCCATGTGGTCGAGGCCATGCGCGGCAGCGGCTACACCCTCGGCGGCGAGCCGTCCGGCCACATCGTCCTGCTCGAGTACAACACCACGGGCGACGCCATGATCGCCGCCCTTCAGGCGCTGGCCACCATGATCCGAAAGGACCAGCCCCTCTCGGCGCTGGCGGCGGCCTACCAGGAAATGCCCGAGTGCCACCGGCGGGTACCCCTGGACAACGGCGCGCGCGTGGCGGAGGAACTCCTCGCCGCGCTGGCCGCGGAGGCCGAGGCGGAGATCGCCGGAAAGGGGCGGGCCATCCTGCGCCGGTCGGGCACCGAAAAGATCATCCGGGTCATGGTGCAGCACGAGGAGCTTCGCAGGGCCGAGCAGATCGCCCAGGAACTCGCCGGGCGCGTCGCCGCCGCGGCGCACGGGGCCTGAGCCCCGGGGAGAAAACAGCCATGATTGAGTTGGGCGTCAACATTGACCACGTCGCCACGCTGCGCGAGGCGCGCAAGGGCCGCAACCCCGACGTCATCGCCGCCGCCAAGGTCTGCGAGCTCGCCGGGGCCCACCAGATCACCGTGCACCTGCGCGAGGACCGCCGCCACATCCAGGACCGCGACGTGGAGCTGCTGTCCCAGGTGCTCCAGGTGCGCATGAACCTGGAAATGGGCGTGAGCGAGGAAATCCTCGCCATCGCGCGCCGGCTACGCCCCCACACCGTCTGCCTCGTGCCCGAGAACCGGCGGGAGGTCACCACCGAGGGCGGCCTCAACGTCGCCGGGCAGGTGGAGCGGCTCACGGCCGTCACCGCCGACATGCACGACCACGGCGTCCTCGTCAGCATGTTCATTGACCCCGACGCGGCGCAGGTCGAGGCGAGCGCCGCCTGCGGCGCCGACTTCGTGGAACTGCACACGGGCACCTACGCGAACGCCGGCGGCGCCGACGTCGAGCGCGAGCTCGACCGCCTGCACGAGGCGGCGGAGCTGATCCTCGACACGCACATGCGCTGCAACGCCGGCCACGGCCTCACCATCCGCAACCTGCGGCCCGTCGCCCTCCTCCCCGAACTCTGCGAGGTCAACATCGGCCACGACATCATGGCCCGCGCCCTCTTCATCGGCCTCGAAGCCGCCGTCGGCGAAATCCTCGACATCCTCCACTGGGCCTCCGAGGACGAGGCGTAAACAGCAGGTCAGGAAACATGGGCGGGGCACCCTTGTTCCGCCAGAAAGCATCCCTCCTGCCGGTCAGGGGATTGGTGTTCCCAGAAAAACCGGGCCGCCGCTCTCCCTGCTTTCTCCGTGCGCTCCGTGTCCCCGTGGTGAACCCCCTCCGGGAACTCCACAAGCCCCCCTCCCCTACTTGCGCAGCGTGAAGGTGTCCTGCACGTCCCCGTCGGCCTCGTAGGCGTTCATGGTGAGGGTGTCCCCGTCCACGGTGAAGGCCTGGCAGGTCGCCGCGCCGCCGAGATTCAGCACCTCGGCGTAGGGCGGGACGGGCGCTGGATGGGGACTTCCATTAACCCCCACGGAGATGAGGTACACCGGGCCGCCGCCGGCCTTCTCCCCGCCGCGCAGGGGGAAGGTGCGCTGGTAGTAGTGGACGTGGCCGCTGAGCACGATGTCCACGCCGTGCCTGTCGAAAAGGGTGCCCCACTCCCGCCGGATTTCGGGGTAGTCCTCCTCGTGGGAGTAGGGGGGGAAGTGGAGCATGGCGACCTTCCACCGGGCGTCCGAGGCGGCGAGGGTGCGGTCCACCCAGGCGCTCTGGGGGGCGATGTCCGCCGTCACGTCGAGGGACAGGAGGAGCAGGCTGCCGTAGTTCAGGGCGTAGGTCTTGCCGGGGGCCATGCCCTCGGGGCCGTTGTCGGGAAGGCGGAAAAGGGCGCTGTACAGCTCCGACCCGAGCCCGTCTATGGCGTCGTGGTTGCCGATGGAGGGGACAAGGGGCCGGCGGCGGACGAAGTCCGCGTAGTTGCCGAGCAGCGCGTCCCAGTCGTCGCGGTACTGGCCCATGCCCACAAGGTCGCCGGAGATGGCCAGGAACGCCGCGTCCGGGTGCAGGCGCGTTGCCGTCTCCAGCAGCGGCACGCTGTCCTTCTTGTTGTGCACGTCGCTCATCCAGAGGAAGGTGAAGGGCGCGTCCCCGTCGGGGGCGGTCTCAAAAACGGCGGGCGCGCTGCGGGGGCCGTCGGGCCCCGCGCCCACGGTGTACTCATACCGCGTGCCGGGGGCGAGCCCCGCGAGTTCCGCGGTGAACCAGTGCGCCTTCCGGTCGTTGATCAGGTTGCGGTCCTCCAGGACGGCGCGGGTGGCGGCGGCCTCGGCGAAGGGGGCCTCGGCGCGCCCGGCCTCGCGGTACAGCACCGTTCCCTGCTCCGTGGCGGGGCTCGTGCGCCACTGGACGGTCATGGTGGTGCGCGCGTCGCCGCTCCAGGTGAGGGTGACCAGGTCGGGGGCGGGGGTGGACGGCGCGGCGGCCTCGCGGAAGGCGCCGACCAGATGGGTCTCGCGGGCGCGCCCGCGGATGGTGGGCAGCAGGGTGTGCCCCTCAAAGGCCCCCTCCGGCACCTCCTCCAGCAGCAGATCGGTCCAGTCGAGATAGGTGTACGCGCCCCTGGCGAAGGGCATGGGCGCGCCATACACCGGCACGGCGCCGGTCACGGTGACACTCCCCCCCTTCTCCGCCGGGCCGACGCCCACGAAATAATGGGACCGGTGCAGGGCAAACCCGTTGATGCCCAGGCCGACCCGTCCTGCGGGGAACGCCTTTTGCCACACCTCGTAGGTGTAATTCTCGTTCTTGACGACCAGGTCCGTCTTCGCAAAGCCGCGCTCCTCAAGCCAGAAGGGAAGCTCCTGCTGGGAGGCGTCGCGGACCACGGACACGAGGGCCGGGGCGCTGACCTCAAAGGTCCAGTAGGCGGTGGAGAGGGTTTCCCGCTGCCCGGGGGTAAGCAGGCCCAGCACGGCGTCCGGCTGGAGCCCGTCCCGGAACGCCGCGTCACCCTCCAGGCAGCGCGCCACCAGGGCGTCCATGACCCCGGCCACGGCGGGCACCTCGGCCACCGACGGCAGGGCACCCATGAAAAGGGCCAGAAGAAGCGCGAGGGCGCGAAGCCGGAGAATGGAACAGGGTGCGGACTGCTTCATGAGATGGTCTCCCAAGGGTGCGACAATGCCGGTTGCCAAAAGGACAGGGTACCAGATTGCGCCGGGCATTTCACGGCGCGGCCGGCGCGGTGTTCCCCTCCGCCAGACGGCGGACAGCATGCCCCAAGGCCTCCGCGCGGGCGCGGGCGGCCGGGTCGGGCACCGCCGCCGCGTCCTGTGCCAGCCGGTCCGCCACCGGCCCCAGGGCGGCGCGGTCCAGCCAGGCCCCGTCGTCGTCAAGGGCGAGACGCCGCCCCCCGGCCCGCCGCTGGCCGGCCGTCAGGTCGAGGTATTCCTGGACGGCGTCCGCCGCCCCGCCGTAGTACAGCCGCAGAAACTCGGCGGTCATGTTCTCCACGATGGCGTCCGGGTCCCATAGGATGCCCGCGGCGAGATACATGCGCAGGGCCGCCAGGTCCACCCCTGCGGGGTCCGCCGCCGCCGCGCCCGCGTAGCAGACGCCGCGCACCCCGTTTTGCAGGTAGAAGAAGACGCTGTCCGCAAGCGACTCCAGACAGGGAAACGGCAGGGCCGGATCGCGCCCGTTGCACAGGTGGTCCAGCACCCACACCCCGGCCCCGGTCCGCACCCACCCCCGCACATCGTCGCCGAGAGCCTTGTTGGCCCCGTCCTGCGGGCTGCCTGCGGGCAGCGAAAAGTCGGCGTCCGCGTTGCTCAGCTGCACGACCACCCCCTCCCCCGCCTTCAGCGTGGCCGGGGGCTTCCGCAGGAAGAGCGGCAGCAGCACATGCACCCGGGGCGGACGGTCGGGAAACCGCGCCCGGAGCGCGGCGGCCACCCCGTTGGCCGTCTGCAGCACGCAGGCGGCGGAGCTCCCCTCGCGTGTGTTGAGTTCCCGGGCCGCGTCATCCAGCTCGGGACGCAGCCACGCCAGGGCATTGAGCGACCACTGGTTGGAGGCGGGCGGCCACTCGGCGGCGGCGCGGCGGGCGGCCAGGGCCGTATCCGCGCCGTCCGTCGGCGCGGCGATGAGGGCCGCCAGCTCCCCGGCGATGCGCTCCACGGCGGCACCGGACCCATAGACCACGGGCTCGGTGTCCGCTGCGGGCGGCGTTTCCTCCGGGGCGTTCCAGGCGTCAAAGTATCCCACGCCGGGCGGCGGCGCGGAGACGGGGCCGGTCAGGTGGGCACCCTGCCGGTACTCGCCCACCCCGTCCTTCCAAAGGGCGCACAGGCCCACCTCGCGGAAAGCGAAGGCGGGGCGGCGGACAATGTTCACCTGCGGCATGCGCATGGCCGCGGGCCGGGCCACCGTGAACCCGGGCTCCACCCAGCGTGTGCCGAAGACCTGTTGAAAAAAGGTGACAACCCCCTCCAGCACCGCCCCGTCCGACGGGGCGGCGAAGAGCAGCTGGCGGGTGGCCCCCTTGCTGGCATACTTGCCGGCGGGGGTGTGGGTGCGCACGATGAAGCCGTTTTCCGGCAGCCCGGACAGGAGGCCGGGGTCGAGCAGGTCCTCCGAGGCGAGGGCCGCGCCGAACCGCACGTAGATCAGATTGCCCTCCTCTGCCTTGCCGGAGAGCGGCCGCCCCGTGACCCGGTTCCAGTAGTCTGCGAAAACGTCAGCGGCCCCGGACAGCGCGGGGGAGGCGTCCTCCGGCAGCTTTACCCGAAAGTACTCGTACTTTGTGGCGTCCACCCAGGCGACGGACACCCCCTCCATGTCGGGGAACTGGCCGGGAACCTGGCCGGAAACCAGAAGAGCGGCGGACAGCGTCAGCAGGAAAGCAGCCATGTCATCGTCATCCCCAAGGGTTTTTGCGGTCTCCATGATACCACGCGGCGGGCGGGGTCCAGGAACCATTCCCGGCCTCCGGGGCATCCATCCAGAGGCGGCGCGTTTCCAAAGAGCCGCCCGGTTTGTGTGCGCGGGCCCGGCCGCCCTACAATGGCCCGGCAAAATCCGGGGTCGCATGTGCATGGTCCTCCTTCTATTAACATCCCTCATCGCGGACGCCGCCGTGCAGGCGCAGACGCCGCTGCCGCCGCTGGCGGTGGAGATCAGCGCGGAGCACCCCCTGTTTGTCTTTCAGGACGGCAACACGACGCTGCTGCCCCCGGCGGGCTACGCGGCCGCCGTGGTGGGGCACTGGGCGCAGATTCCGGAAAGCGTGCGCCCGTACAGCATGATGCTGGTCTCCCCGGCGGGCATCGCGGACTTCCGGGAGCTGCTCGCCCCGTTCCAGCAGGCCGGGGCGCCCGTGTGCCTGCGGGTCACGGACGACGGCGGCACCCCGCTGGTCCCCCTCACGGCGGTGCGGGAAATGCTGGACGCCTTTCCCATCGTGCGCGGCGTGGAGGCCCGGGGCCTGGCCTTTGACGGGTACGACCCCGCCCTGGCGGACGACGCGGGGGTTCAGCCGGACGCGGCGCGGCTGGCGGCGATGATCCGGCTTGCCGCGGGGTACGGCCGTTTTGTGATGGTCTCGCTGGAGGGGATGGCCGCACCCCGGATGCTCGCCAACGCGAACACGGCGGCGCTGTACGCGACGATCATGGAACACCGGGACCATGTGCTGCCGGTGTGCCTCCAGCGCGGCCCGAACACGGTGCCGGCGATGGGCGCGCTCATGGGCCTGTGGCTCGCAGGCGCGGCCGCGAACTGGGGGGTCGCCCCTGACGCCCGTTGGTACGCCGACGCGCGGTTCCGGGAGCCGGGCATTTTCGGGCCGGAAACCTCCCCCGACCGGATGCCCGCGTCGCTGTACCGCGCCATGATTCTGAACGGCGCCATGACGGGCGCGGCGGTCTACCTGTTTCCGTGGGAGCGCGGCCTGTGGTACGGCGGCACGCCGCAGGCGTGGACCCAGGCCATTCTGCCGACCCTTCAGCAGGTGGTGGAGGGCGGATTCATCGCCCGGCGGGATTTCGTCGCCAAACGCGCGCCCGCGGCCATGCAGCTTTCCCCGGCGGCCACGCCGGCGGAGTTTGAGACCAACGCCCGCCATCTGGACGCGGCTTTCCATGACGGCCTGCTGGTGCGCGGGGTCTACGGCGTGGAGCGCGCCGGGCAGATTCCGGAGCTGATCCTCAACCGGGGGGACCGGTTCTGGGTGCCCGTGCTTCCGGCGCACGCGCCGCCGGGGGCTGCGGGGAATTTCGCGTTTGTCGCCCGGCCGGAGTCCATCGCCTCGGCGGAGCAGTGGTCCGAGGCGCTGGGGCGCTACCATCCCCTGGAGTCCACCGGGCAGGCCGCCGTGACGCGCTCGGGGCGGGGCATCTTTGTCATGAACACGCGGGAGAACGCGGTGGAGCGGCAGGCGTTCTCCGTGCCCGACCTGCCCGCGCCGATCCGCGGATTCAACGCGCGCCGGGACGGGGGCGTCATCACGCTGTCGTGGGGGTTCCGCGAGGGGGACGTGGCCTACAACGTGTACCGGCGGACGCCGCCGGACACGCATTTCGCCCTCATTTCCAAAGGCACGGACCAGCGGCAGTTCACGGACCCGCAGCCCCCGGCGCCGGAGCAGGCTGTGGCC
Encoded here:
- a CDS encoding DUF4838 domain-containing protein, with protein sequence MAAFLLTLSAALLVSGQVPGQFPDMEGVSVAWVDATKYEYFRVKLPEDASPALSGAADVFADYWNRVTGRPLSGKAEEGNLIYVRFGAALASEDLLDPGLLSGLPENGFIVRTHTPAGKYASKGATRQLLFAAPSDGAVLEGVVTFFQQVFGTRWVEPGFTVARPAAMRMPQVNIVRRPAFAFREVGLCALWKDGVGEYRQGAHLTGPVSAPPPGVGYFDAWNAPEETPPAADTEPVVYGSGAAVERIAGELAALIAAPTDGADTALAARRAAAEWPPASNQWSLNALAWLRPELDDAARELNTREGSSAACVLQTANGVAAALRARFPDRPPRVHVLLPLFLRKPPATLKAGEGVVVQLSNADADFSLPAGSPQDGANKALGDDVRGWVRTGAGVWVLDHLCNGRDPALPFPCLESLADSVFFYLQNGVRGVCYAGAAAADPAGVDLAALRMYLAAGILWDPDAIVENMTAEFLRLYYGGAADAVQEYLDLTAGQRRAGGRRLALDDDGAWLDRAALGPVADRLAQDAAAVPDPAARARAEALGHAVRRLAEGNTAPAAP
- a CDS encoding pyridoxine 5'-phosphate synthase, giving the protein MIELGVNIDHVATLREARKGRNPDVIAAAKVCELAGAHQITVHLREDRRHIQDRDVELLSQVLQVRMNLEMGVSEEILAIARRLRPHTVCLVPENRREVTTEGGLNVAGQVERLTAVTADMHDHGVLVSMFIDPDAAQVEASAACGADFVELHTGTYANAGGADVERELDRLHEAAELILDTHMRCNAGHGLTIRNLRPVALLPELCEVNIGHDIMARALFIGLEAAVGEILDILHWASEDEA
- a CDS encoding metallophosphoesterase family protein, giving the protein MKQSAPCSILRLRALALLLALFMGALPSVAEVPAVAGVMDALVARCLEGDAAFRDGLQPDAVLGLLTPGQRETLSTAYWTFEVSAPALVSVVRDASQQELPFWLEERGFAKTDLVVKNENYTYEVWQKAFPAGRVGLGINGFALHRSHYFVGVGPAEKGGSVTVTGAVPVYGAPMPFARGAYTYLDWTDLLLEEVPEGAFEGHTLLPTIRGRARETHLVGAFREAAAPSTPAPDLVTLTWSGDARTTMTVQWRTSPATEQGTVLYREAGRAEAPFAEAAATRAVLEDRNLINDRKAHWFTAELAGLAPGTRYEYTVGAGPDGPRSAPAVFETAPDGDAPFTFLWMSDVHNKKDSVPLLETATRLHPDAAFLAISGDLVGMGQYRDDWDALLGNYADFVRRRPLVPSIGNHDAIDGLGSELYSALFRLPDNGPEGMAPGKTYALNYGSLLLLSLDVTADIAPQSAWVDRTLAASDARWKVAMLHFPPYSHEEDYPEIRREWGTLFDRHGVDIVLSGHVHYYQRTFPLRGGEKAGGGPVYLISVGVNGSPHPAPVPPYAEVLNLGGAATCQAFTVDGDTLTMNAYEADGDVQDTFTLRK
- the glmM gene encoding phosphoglucosamine mutase yields the protein MTERLFGTDGVRGLANVHPMTAEMALQVGRAAGYLFKNGERQHTFLIGKDTRRSCYMLENALTAGLCSMGARVLLTGPLPTPGVSYIMRSLRCDGAVMISASHNGFADNGIKIFGADGYKIPDAMEDRIAGCIASGEMDAVRPTGEKIGTARRIDDAVGRYIEFAKASFPKGMRLDGLRIVVDCAHGAAYKVGPNTLAELGAEVIAIGNQPNGLNINDNIGSVHPEEMRATVIREKADVGIAFDGDGDRITMADEKGRPLDGNAILAMLGLDLLERGALPGNTLVATIMANGGLERTLAAAGGTVLRANVGDRHVVEAMRGSGYTLGGEPSGHIVLLEYNTTGDAMIAALQALATMIRKDQPLSALAAAYQEMPECHRRVPLDNGARVAEELLAALAAEAEAEIAGKGRAILRRSGTEKIIRVMVQHEELRRAEQIAQELAGRVAAAAHGA
- a CDS encoding nuclear transport factor 2 family protein is translated as MCMVLLLLTSLIADAAVQAQTPLPPLAVEISAEHPLFVFQDGNTTLLPPAGYAAAVVGHWAQIPESVRPYSMMLVSPAGIADFRELLAPFQQAGAPVCLRVTDDGGTPLVPLTAVREMLDAFPIVRGVEARGLAFDGYDPALADDAGVQPDAARLAAMIRLAAGYGRFVMVSLEGMAAPRMLANANTAALYATIMEHRDHVLPVCLQRGPNTVPAMGALMGLWLAGAAANWGVAPDARWYADARFREPGIFGPETSPDRMPASLYRAMILNGAMTGAAVYLFPWERGLWYGGTPQAWTQAILPTLQQVVEGGFIARRDFVAKRAPAAMQLSPAATPAEFETNARHLDAAFHDGLLVRGVYGVERAGQIPELILNRGDRFWVPVLPAHAPPGAAGNFAFVARPESIASAEQWSEALGRYHPLESTGQAAVTRSGRGIFVMNTRENAVERQAFSVPDLPAPIRGFNARRDGGVITLSWGFREGDVAYNVYRRTPPDTHFALISKGTDQRQFTDPQPPAPEQAVAYAVTALTGEKEPLEGQVGYGEFLVFSTVESRIAEEALLTPLTVVADSAALPGFGDETARIQPPIPPLEGSADAIPWWPYYGGLDDAQRAVAGEIVARIEAWDGAVAAASLDAVADLYAEDYRDGSGWGAEYAARAWQFFFERFTGQRMHRQIRLWDFSAHALEGRVSVQLYALFTAGAVSDESGMRAGRPVLFPRDATAETWVTWAKRGDVWRIVETRPALPNFRDLAALGAPPGSLPPGPDRYPAETPAAPLP